From a region of the Helianthus annuus cultivar XRQ/B chromosome 5, HanXRQr2.0-SUNRISE, whole genome shotgun sequence genome:
- the LOC110941313 gene encoding TMV resistance protein N isoform X2, with protein sequence MMRRYPSSSSSTTVSQCYDVFMSFRGKDTRMTFTSHLYDTLIQNGIRTYKDDMTLELGKPIAPELIQAIEASKIAVVILSRQYATSKWCLQELAEIVDCMKLGMLTVIPIFYHVTPCDVRHQSNCFEQAFSDHDANTQIAPGTVNMWRAAFKEVGALAGMHVTKDKDEAEVVRTVVSRVLSYLSNTMPLDGRIERSRSAATAVYAASSAAATYGERSAATAVSAASSAAPQWPYTLHQAQPPHAVSAATTAYRAQSQRAPQGSQLQHHHSERSHSATSSAAAAAAVSSEVGASAAAAIINEVMDELLYY encoded by the exons ATG ATGCGGCGAtatccatcatcatcatcttcaacaacaGTATCACAATGTTATGATGTTTTCATGAGCTTCCGCGGGAAGGACACTCGTATGACTTTCACCAGCCATTTATATGACACCTTAATTCAAAACGGTATCAGAACCTACAAAGATGACATGACCCTTGAGCTTGGAAAGCCGATTGCTCCCGAGCTCATACAGGCAATAGAAGCATCAAAAATTGCGGTTGTGATTTTATCTAGACAATACGCAACGTCAAAATGGTGTTTGCAGGAACTTGCAGAGATTGTTGATTGCATGAAACTAGGAATGCTGACTGTTATTCCTATTTTTTACCATGTAACTCCTTGTGACGTGCGCCATCAAAGCAACTGTTTTGAACAAGCATTTTCCGATCATGATGCCAATACCCAAATTGCACCAGGAACAGTGAATATGTGGAGAGCTGCTTTCAAAGAAGTGGGAGCTCTCGCTGGAATGCATGTGACAAAAGACAA GGATGAAGCAGAAGTGGTAAGGACGGTTGTGAGCCGAGTTTTAAGTTACTTGTCTAATACAATGCCATTAGATGGCCGCATCGAGCGCAGCCGCAGCGCCGCAACGGCCGTATACGCTGCATCAAGCGCAGCCGCAACGTACGGCGAGCGCAGCGCCGCAACGGCCGTATCCGCTGCATCGAGCGCAGCGCCGCAATGGCCGTATACGCTGCATCAAGCGCAGCCGCCACACGCCGTGAGCGCAGCCACAACCGCGTATCGAGCGCAGTCGCAGCGAGCGCCGCAGGGATCACAACTGCAACATCACCATAGCGAGCGCAGCCATAGCGCCACATCGAGTGCAGCCGCTGCAGCCGCCGTATCGAGCGAAGTCGGAGCGAGCGCCGCCGCAGCTATAATAAATGAAGTAATGGATGAGCTGTTGTATTATTGA
- the LOC110941313 gene encoding TMV resistance protein N isoform X1, with translation MRRYPSSSSSTTVSQCYDVFMSFRGKDTRMTFTSHLYDTLIQNGIRTYKDDMTLELGKPIAPELIQAIEASKIAVVILSRQYATSKWCLQELAEIVDCMKLGMLTVIPIFYHVTPCDVRHQSNCFEQAFSDHDANTQIAPGTVNMWRAAFKEVGALAGMHVTKDKDEAEVVRTVVSRVLSYLSNTMPLDGRIERSRSAATAVYAASSAAATYGERSAATAVSAASSAAPQWPYTLHQAQPPHAVSAATTAYRAQSQRAPQGSQLQHHHSERSHSATSSAAAAAAVSSEVGASAAAAIINEVMDELLYY, from the exons ATGCGGCGAtatccatcatcatcatcttcaacaacaGTATCACAATGTTATGATGTTTTCATGAGCTTCCGCGGGAAGGACACTCGTATGACTTTCACCAGCCATTTATATGACACCTTAATTCAAAACGGTATCAGAACCTACAAAGATGACATGACCCTTGAGCTTGGAAAGCCGATTGCTCCCGAGCTCATACAGGCAATAGAAGCATCAAAAATTGCGGTTGTGATTTTATCTAGACAATACGCAACGTCAAAATGGTGTTTGCAGGAACTTGCAGAGATTGTTGATTGCATGAAACTAGGAATGCTGACTGTTATTCCTATTTTTTACCATGTAACTCCTTGTGACGTGCGCCATCAAAGCAACTGTTTTGAACAAGCATTTTCCGATCATGATGCCAATACCCAAATTGCACCAGGAACAGTGAATATGTGGAGAGCTGCTTTCAAAGAAGTGGGAGCTCTCGCTGGAATGCATGTGACAAAAGACAA GGATGAAGCAGAAGTGGTAAGGACGGTTGTGAGCCGAGTTTTAAGTTACTTGTCTAATACAATGCCATTAGATGGCCGCATCGAGCGCAGCCGCAGCGCCGCAACGGCCGTATACGCTGCATCAAGCGCAGCCGCAACGTACGGCGAGCGCAGCGCCGCAACGGCCGTATCCGCTGCATCGAGCGCAGCGCCGCAATGGCCGTATACGCTGCATCAAGCGCAGCCGCCACACGCCGTGAGCGCAGCCACAACCGCGTATCGAGCGCAGTCGCAGCGAGCGCCGCAGGGATCACAACTGCAACATCACCATAGCGAGCGCAGCCATAGCGCCACATCGAGTGCAGCCGCTGCAGCCGCCGTATCGAGCGAAGTCGGAGCGAGCGCCGCCGCAGCTATAATAAATGAAGTAATGGATGAGCTGTTGTATTATTGA